A window from uncultured Fusobacterium sp. encodes these proteins:
- a CDS encoding ACT domain-containing protein, which produces MGKQYLIVSKEILPDYFDKVIEARNLLNNGKVKGVSEAVKMVGISRSTYYKYKDFVFTPSENSMGRKALISIMLAHKKGALSEVLNFISSVNGNILTINQNIPINNVASVIISLDISEACMPIEDIIEALLKFDFVNSARLVAVE; this is translated from the coding sequence GTGGGGAAACAATATTTAATAGTAAGTAAAGAGATACTTCCAGATTATTTTGATAAAGTTATTGAAGCTAGAAATCTTTTAAATAATGGGAAGGTAAAAGGGGTAAGTGAAGCTGTAAAGATGGTTGGAATCAGTAGAAGTACATATTATAAGTACAAAGATTTTGTTTTTACTCCTTCAGAAAATAGCATGGGAAGAAAAGCACTTATTTCAATTATGTTAGCCCATAAAAAAGGAGCTTTATCTGAAGTACTAAACTTTATATCTTCTGTAAATGGAAATATTCTTACAATAAATCAGAATATTCCTATTAATAATGTGGCATCAGTTATAATATCCCTTGATATTTCAGAGGCATGTATGCCTATTGAAGATATAATTGAAGCTTTATTAAAATTTGATTTTGTTAATTCAGCAAGATTGGTAGCAGTGGAATAA
- the hydE gene encoding [FeFe] hydrogenase H-cluster radical SAM maturase HydE, translated as MKIKDILEKNEFTKDDLVALMKIDNPTDLDMLFKKAYEVKAKYVGKKVYYRGLIEISNICIKNCKYCGIRRDNNKVERFSMNKDEIMQAVKWIYDNNYGSIALQSGERQDNEFIDFIEDIIKEIKKLSNGKLGITLSLGEQSYETYKRWFDAGAHRYLLRIESTNENIFKHIHPQDKKHEFQVRKRCLEFLRDIGYQVGTGVMIGMPNQTEEDLVNDILFYKDMKIDMIGMGPYILHKDTPLGQEWETIVPTTEKRVELGLKMIAITRILLKDVNIAATTALQGLDPLGREKGLLAGANILMPTATLQDYKGKYLLYDNKPGIDDSVERAKASLDEKVKSVGDEIVYGEWGDSLFFKRKNL; from the coding sequence ATGAAAATAAAAGATATTTTAGAAAAAAACGAGTTTACTAAAGATGATTTAGTTGCTCTTATGAAGATAGATAATCCTACTGATTTAGATATGCTTTTTAAAAAGGCTTATGAAGTTAAAGCTAAGTATGTAGGGAAAAAAGTTTATTATAGAGGACTTATTGAAATAAGTAATATTTGTATAAAAAATTGTAAATATTGTGGAATAAGAAGAGATAATAATAAGGTTGAAAGATTCTCAATGAATAAAGATGAGATCATGCAAGCTGTAAAATGGATATATGATAATAACTATGGTTCTATTGCTCTTCAATCTGGAGAAAGACAAGATAATGAATTTATAGATTTTATAGAAGATATAATTAAAGAAATAAAAAAACTATCTAATGGGAAGTTAGGAATCACACTTTCTTTAGGAGAACAATCTTATGAGACATATAAAAGATGGTTTGATGCAGGAGCTCACAGATATCTTTTAAGAATTGAAAGTACTAATGAAAATATATTTAAACATATTCATCCTCAAGATAAAAAACATGAATTTCAAGTTAGAAAAAGATGTTTAGAATTCTTAAGAGATATTGGATATCAAGTTGGAACAGGGGTTATGATTGGTATGCCAAATCAAACAGAGGAAGATTTAGTCAATGATATTCTTTTTTACAAAGATATGAAAATTGATATGATAGGTATGGGACCATATATTTTACATAAAGATACTCCATTAGGACAAGAGTGGGAAACTATAGTTCCTACTACTGAAAAAAGAGTTGAATTAGGGCTTAAAATGATCGCTATTACAAGGATTTTATTAAAAGATGTAAATATAGCAGCTACTACTGCACTTCAAGGACTTGATCCTCTAGGTAGAGAAAAGGGGCTTTTAGCTGGAGCAAATATTTTAATGCCTACTGCTACACTACAAGACTATAAAGGTAAATACTTACTTTATGATAATAAGCCAGGAATTGATGATAGTGTTGAAAGAGCAAAAGCCTCATTAGATGAAAAAGTAAAAAGTGTAGGGGATGAAATAGTATATGGAGAATGGGGAGACTCTCTTTTCTTTAAAAGAAAAAATTTATAA
- a CDS encoding D-Ala-D-Ala carboxypeptidase family metallohydrolase — MKKIIIFLSLTILLSGCMFSKATIRKNEKISRYFTMGEAVNSDIAKKYKIDNTPTKQQAANIRYTAVRLDQLRRLLGRPLIVSSWYRSGKVNRKVGGSRTSAHNSGLAVDILLKKGSQYKEFQKVVKSNMKFDQLIYYPKKGHLHIGFKKNMKKERRQVFWK; from the coding sequence TTGAAAAAAATAATTATTTTTTTATCACTTACTATACTTTTATCTGGTTGCATGTTTTCAAAAGCTACCATTAGAAAAAATGAAAAAATCTCAAGATATTTTACCATGGGAGAAGCTGTCAACAGTGATATTGCTAAAAAATACAAGATTGACAATACTCCCACTAAACAACAGGCAGCAAATATAAGATATACCGCTGTTAGATTGGATCAACTTAGAAGATTACTTGGACGTCCCTTAATAGTTAGTAGCTGGTACAGAAGTGGAAAAGTAAATAGAAAAGTAGGAGGGTCTCGAACTTCTGCTCACAACTCTGGTCTTGCTGTAGATATCCTATTAAAAAAGGGATCACAATATAAAGAATTCCAAAAAGTAGTAAAATCTAATATGAAATTTGATCAATTAATATATTACCCTAAAAAAGGACATTTGCATATAGGTTTTAAAAAAAATATGAAAAAAGAGAGACGACAAGTGTTCTGGAAATAG
- the hcp gene encoding hydroxylamine reductase — protein MENKMFCYQCQETAGCTGCKIVGVCGKTSDVAYLQDLLIYITKGISEILVRLREEGKEELREIDILVIENLFTTITNVNFNSEDLKDKIERTLKVKEKLLNRLGNKEGLSKAALISIKREEFLVKIEEAGILFEKDEDKRSLKEMIVYGLKGLAAYLKHGAVLNEIDDSINLFIEKALAETLKQNITVEELISLVLEVGKYGVAGMELLDRANTKNYGDPEITKVNLGVGKNPGILISGHDLKDLEMLLEQTQGTGVDVYTHSEMLPAHYYPKFKKYSNFIGNYGNAWWKQQEEFESFNGPIIMTTNCIVPPKESYKNRIFTTGLVSFEGCKHIDGEIKDFSEVIEMAKRSLPPKEIEKGEIIGGFAHNQVFQLADKIVEAIKNGDIKKFIVMGGCDGRSKKREYYTEFAKNLPKDTVILTAGCAKYRYNKLDLGMINGIPRVLDAGQCNDSYSLALIALKLKEVFNLDDINKLPIIYNISWYEQKAVIVLLSLLYLGVKNIHLGPTLPGFLSPNVAKVLVENFNIGSIGEVEEDLERFFD, from the coding sequence GATGTAAAATAGTAGGAGTGTGTGGTAAAACTTCTGATGTAGCGTATTTACAAGATCTTTTAATATATATAACTAAAGGAATTTCAGAAATTTTAGTGAGGTTGAGAGAAGAAGGAAAAGAGGAATTAAGAGAGATTGATATTTTAGTAATAGAAAATCTTTTTACAACAATAACAAATGTTAATTTTAATAGTGAAGATTTAAAAGATAAGATAGAGAGAACATTAAAAGTAAAAGAGAAACTTTTAAATAGATTGGGAAATAAAGAAGGTCTATCAAAGGCTGCTTTAATCTCTATTAAAAGGGAAGAATTTTTAGTAAAAATAGAAGAAGCAGGGATATTATTTGAAAAAGATGAGGATAAAAGAAGTTTAAAAGAGATGATAGTATATGGTTTAAAAGGATTAGCTGCTTATCTTAAACATGGAGCAGTTTTAAACGAGATAGATGATAGTATAAATCTATTTATAGAGAAAGCCCTAGCAGAAACATTAAAACAAAATATAACAGTTGAAGAATTAATATCTCTTGTTTTAGAAGTAGGAAAATATGGTGTGGCAGGAATGGAACTTTTAGATAGAGCGAATACTAAAAACTATGGAGATCCTGAAATTACAAAGGTCAATCTAGGAGTTGGAAAAAATCCTGGTATACTTATATCTGGACATGATTTAAAAGATTTAGAGATGCTACTAGAACAAACACAAGGAACAGGAGTTGATGTATATACTCATTCTGAGATGTTACCAGCACATTATTATCCAAAATTTAAAAAATATAGTAATTTTATAGGAAATTATGGAAATGCTTGGTGGAAACAGCAAGAGGAGTTTGAAAGCTTCAATGGACCAATTATAATGACAACAAATTGTATAGTTCCTCCTAAAGAATCATATAAAAATAGAATTTTTACTACAGGACTTGTATCTTTTGAGGGTTGTAAACATATTGATGGAGAGATAAAAGATTTCTCAGAAGTAATAGAAATGGCTAAGAGATCTTTACCTCCAAAAGAGATTGAAAAAGGAGAGATAATAGGAGGATTTGCTCATAATCAAGTTTTTCAATTAGCAGATAAAATAGTAGAAGCTATAAAAAATGGAGATATCAAAAAATTTATTGTTATGGGTGGATGTGATGGAAGAAGTAAGAAAAGAGAATATTATACAGAGTTTGCTAAAAATCTTCCTAAAGATACAGTTATCCTTACAGCAGGTTGTGCAAAGTACAGATATAATAAATTAGATTTAGGAATGATCAATGGTATTCCAAGAGTTTTAGATGCAGGGCAATGTAATGATTCTTACTCTTTAGCTTTGATAGCATTAAAATTAAAAGAAGTATTTAATTTAGATGATATTAATAAACTTCCAATAATTTATAATATATCTTGGTATGAACAGAAAGCAGTAATTGTATTATTAAGTTTACTTTATTTAGGAGTAAAAAATATTCATTTAGGTCCTACTTTACCTGGATTTTTATCTCCAAATGTAGCCAAGGTTTTAGTAGAAAATTTCAATATTGGAAGTATAGGAGAGGTAGAGGAAGATTTAGAAAGATTTTTTGATTAA